A segment of the Sulfurovum indicum genome:
TGATGATTCTGTTCCTGAGGGTATAGATGAAGAGGACAATGTTGAATTGCGCAGAGTACTGGAGCCAAGAGAGTTTGATTTTCAGCCTCTCGAACACTGGGCGTTGGCCGAAAAGAACGGATGGATCGATTTTGAGCGTGGAGTCAAACTGGCAAAAAGCAGATTCTCAGTGTTGCGAGGCGATGCGGCAAGACTTGAAAGAGCACTGATTAACTTCTTTCTTGATACCAATAGAGAAAAAGGCTTTGAAGAGCTTTGTGTGCCGTTTCTGAACAATGCGCAGATGCTTGAAGGTACGGGCCAACTGCCAAAGTTTGAAGATGACCTCTTCAAGATAGAAGATGAAGACCTCTATCTCATCCCTACAGCTGAAGTACCACTGACCAATATGTATAATGATGAAATATTAAAAGAGAGTGAACTGCCTGTGTTGATGACAGGTTATACACCATGTTTTCGAAAAGAGGCGGGTAGTGCGGGGCGTGATACACGTGGGATGATCCGCCAGCATCAGTTCGATAAGGTAGAGATGGTTGCTATTGCTCATCCAGATAAAAGTGATGAGATTTTTGAAATGATGGTAGAGAACGCCTCGGACATTCTGACAGCCCTTGGACTGCCGCACAGAGTTGTTGAACTTTGTGGCGGTGATCTCGGTTTTTCTGCTGCAAAGACGATTGATCTTGAAGTATGGTTGCCAGGGCAAAACAAATACCGTGAAATCTCTTCAATCTCCAACACTAGAGACTTTCAGGCAAGACGTGCAAAAATACGCTTTAAAGAAGGAAAAAAGAACAGACTGGTACATACCCTTAACGGTTCTGCTTTGGCCGTGGGACGTACGTTAATAGCTATTATGGAGAACTATCAGAATGAGGATGGATCGATTACAATTCCAGAGGTTTTGAAAAAGTATATGTAAATATGTAGAGGTACCCTCGAGGGTGCCCAATAAAATATTTTAAATATAAGGGCAGCCACAAGGGATGCCCCTACATATTAAACCGTTATAGAACTATCTGTATATCTGGCTTTCAATTTACCTTCCATGCTCAAATAGCTGT
Coding sequences within it:
- the serS gene encoding serine--tRNA ligase, producing MIDLKYLQNNFNEASSKLKKKGVDTDTLKKLQILFTSLKDANAALEAAKAEQNSMSKLFGQYKREGKDITELKAKVDANKEAMVPLQEKAREAETALYDVALAIPNFPDDSVPEGIDEEDNVELRRVLEPREFDFQPLEHWALAEKNGWIDFERGVKLAKSRFSVLRGDAARLERALINFFLDTNREKGFEELCVPFLNNAQMLEGTGQLPKFEDDLFKIEDEDLYLIPTAEVPLTNMYNDEILKESELPVLMTGYTPCFRKEAGSAGRDTRGMIRQHQFDKVEMVAIAHPDKSDEIFEMMVENASDILTALGLPHRVVELCGGDLGFSAAKTIDLEVWLPGQNKYREISSISNTRDFQARRAKIRFKEGKKNRLVHTLNGSALAVGRTLIAIMENYQNEDGSITIPEVLKKYM